The genomic window GTTGTTAAGCGCCAAGCGCGTCCTGACCATGGAGGAACTCGACGGGGTGTCGGTGGCCGCCCTGGCCGCCGCGCCGGCCTCGCCCGAACAGGCCGAGCGCCGCACGAGGCTCGCCCGAAACGCCGCCGACATCTTTTTGGAGATGATCTTTCGCGACAACTTCTTCCACGCCGACCCGCACCCGGGCAACATCCTGATCCTGCCCGGCGACAGGCTCGGGCTGCTCGACTGCGGCATGGTCGGCCGCATCGACGAGCGCACCCGCCGGTCCCTGGAAGACGCGCTGTTGGCCGTGGCCTCGGGCGACGCGGCCGGGCTGACCGAACAGGTCGTGCGCCTGGGCCGCCTGCCGCCGGGACTGGACCGCCAGGCCCTGGCCGCCGACGTGGAGGAATTCGTGGCCGACTACGCCGGCCAGGCCGTGGGCGCCTTCGACCTGACCGGGGCCCTGGCCGACGTCTCGGCCCTGGTGCGCCGCCACGGCATTCTGCTGCCGCCCACGGTCGCCCACCTCATCAAGGTGTTCGCGGTCCTCGAAGGCGCCTCCCGGGCCTTGCACCCCGGATTTTCGCTCATCGAGGTCCTCACGCCCTACGCCTCGAAGATCCTCCTGCGCCGCTTCTCGCCGGGCGAGGTCTTCGCCAGGCTGCGGCGCGGCTACCGGGACTGGAACGCGCTGTTCGAGAGCTTCCCCCGGGACGCGGCCGAGATCCTGCGCCGGGCCCGCGAGGGCCGGCTCGACGTGCGCCTGGACCACAAGGGCCTGGACGGCACGGTCAACCGGCTGGTCTACGGGCTGGTCACGGCGGCGCTGTTTCTGGGCTCGTGCCTGGTGCTGTCCAGCCGCGTGCCGCCGCTTCTCTTCGACATCTCCCTGTTCGGGGCCCTGGGCTGCCTGGCGGCCATCATGCTGGGGCTGCGGCTGCTTCGGGCCATCCGCCGCAGCGGCGAGCTGGGCGGGCGGCCGTAACGGCCCGCGCACGAAAAAAAACGGGCCCGTCCCCAACACGGGGGAACGAGCCCGCCAGCAAGCCCGCGAGGCTAGGCCTTGCCGCAGCCGCAGCCCTGGCCGCATTCGCGGCCGGCACCGGCCGTGGGCGGCAGGGGGTTTTTCAGATGACGGTCCAGGGCGGCCAGGACCGTTTCCAGGCTGGCGCGGCTTATCCTCTCGTCGCCGATTTCCACGTTGGGTCCGCTGGCGCAGGCCTCGTGGCAAAACGACGCCTTGACCACCACGGCGTTTTCCAGGCCCTGGTCCACGATGTGGGCGAGCAGGCCGTTTAGGATGTCCTGGGCGCCGCGCAGGTGGCAGCTCGTGCCCAGGCAGACCCGCACCGCCAGGCGCGGCTCCCGGGTGTCGCCCAAAAGCACCAGCGTCTCGTCGGAGATGCGCCGACGGCTGCCGTAGGCGGTGTGGAGCAGCTCGTGGGCCTTGTGGCCGCCGACCCCGCCCAGGAACGTGGCGTAGCACTGGTTGACGAAGATGTTGTCCTGGGCCTTGTGCAGCTGCCGGCCCTTGTCGCTCTTGTACAGGCCAAGGGCCCGGCGCTTGCGCACGGCCAGGTCCAGGTTGACGGGCTGGCCGGCGCCGCCGACGCAGCCGCCGGGGCAGGCCATGACCTCGATGAGGTCGTAGTCGCACTGCCCGGCCTTGACCTTCTCGGCCACCACCCGGGCGTTGGCCAGGCCGTGGACCACGGCCAGGCGCAGCGTGGCCCCGCCGACCTCGAGCGTGACCTCGCGCAGCCCCGAATCGCCGCGCACCTCGGTGAAGTCGGTCTGGTAGAGGGTCTGGCCGGTGACCTTCTCGGCGGCGTAGCGCAGCACCGCCTCGGTCACGCCGCCCGAGGCGCCGAAAATGACGCCCGCGCCCGTGCCGAAGCCGAACGGCATGTCGCGCGACTGGGGCTCCAGGTCGTTGAAGCGAAGCCCGGCCTGCTCGATCATCCGGGCCAGTTCCTGGGTGGTCAGCACGCAGTCCACGTCCGGGGCGCCGTCCTTGACGAATTCCGGCCGGCGGGCCTCGAACTTCTTGGCCGTGCAGGGCATGACCGAGACGACGGCCAGTTTCTGGCGCGAAACGCCCATCTGCCCGGGCAACATCTCCTTGACCAGCGAACCGAACATCTGCTGGGGCGAGCGGCACGAAGACAGGTTGGGCAACAGTTCCGGGTAGTACTGCTCGGCGAACTGGACCCAGCCCGGGCAGCAGGAGGTGAACTGGGGCAGTTTTTCGCCGGCGGCCTTGCGGGCCAGGAACTCCTCGGCCTCCTCGATGACCGTAAGGTCGGCGGCGAAGGTGGTGTCGTAGACCTGGTCGAAACCGATGGTCTTCATGGCCGCCACGATGCGGCCCATGGTCGGGTCGCCCGCGGGGGTGTTGAAGCACTCGCCGATGCCCACGCGCACGGCCGGGGCGATCTGGGCCACCACGGTCACCTCGGGGTCGGCCAGCAGGTTCCAGACCTCCTCGACCTCGGATTTGGGCGTGAGCGCCCCGGTCGGGCACACGCTCGAGCACTGGCCGCAGTTGACGCACTCGACATCGGCCAGCCCCTTGCCGAAGGCCGGCAGCACGGCCGTCTTGTGGCCGCGGTAGGCGAAGCCGATGGCGCCGATGCCCTGGATCTCCGAACACATGCGCACGCAGTCGCCGCACAGCACGCACTTGTTGGGGTCGCGCACGAGCGACGGCGAGGACACGTCCACGGCCACGGGCTCCCGCACGGGCGCAAAGCGCACCTGGGACACGCCGAGCTTGCGGGCGATCTCCTGGAGCTTGCAGGCGCCGTTGCGAAAGCAGGTGGGGCAACTCTGGTCGTGGTTGGCCAGCAGCAGTTCCACGGCGATCTTGCGGATCTCGCGCAGTTCCTTGGTGTGGATGCGGATCTCCATGCCCGGTTCCGGCGGCGTGGAACAGGCGCCCAGGATGCCCCGGTCCTTCACCTCCACCAGGCACAGCCGGCAGGCGCCGTAGACCGACAGGTCGGAATGGTAGCAGAAGGTCGGCAGGTCGATGCCCACCTTGCGGATGATTTCGAGCAGGTTGCGCTCCCCTTCGATGGGAACGGCCTTGCCGTCGATGACGACCACGTTCGCGTTTTGCCTGGCCATGACTAGATACCCTCCACCGCGCCGAACTTACAGGCGACCGCGCAGGCGCCGCATTTGACGCAAAGCCCCTCGTCGATCGTGTGGGGCTGTTTTTTCTCGCCCATGATCGCCCCGACCGGGCAGGCCTTGACGCACAGGCGGCAGCCCTTGCACACGGCGGCATCGATGCTCGGGCGGGCCAGCGCCTTGCAGCGGCCGGCCCGGCAACGCTTCTCGAAAACGTGTTCCTCGTACTCGTGACGGAAGTGCTTGAGCGTGGACAGCACCGGGTTGGGCGCGGTCTTGCCCAGGCCGCACAGCGAGCCGATCTGCACGGCCCGGCCCAGGGTTTCGAGCAGTTCCAGGGTCCTGGCCGTGCCCCGGCCCTCGATGACGTCGTCGAGCAGGGCCAAAAGCTGCTTGGTGCCCTCGCGGCACAGCACGCACTTGCCGCAGGACTCGCGCTGGGTGAATTCCATGAAGAACCGGGCCACGGAGACCATGCAGGTCTTCTGGTTCATGACGACCAGGCCGCCCGAGCCGACCATGGCCCCCACCGAGCGCAGGGAATCGAAATCCAGCGGCAGGTCCAGCAGGTCCGGGGTGAGGCAGCCGCCCGAGGGGCCGCCGATCTGCACGGCCTTGAAGCCGGCCTTGTCGATGTCGCCCCGGTCGTCGGTGACGCCGCCGCCGATATTGCACACGATCTCGCCGAGGGTCGTGCCGAAGGGCACTTCGATGAGCCCCGTGTTGCAGACGTGGCCGGTCAGGGCGAAGGTCTTGGTGCCCGGGGAGCGCTCGGTGCCCAGCTCGCGGTAGGCGGCCGCGCCTTCATCGACGATGCGGGCCACCTGGGCCAGGGTCTCGACGTTGTTGATGATGGTGGGCTTGCGCCACAGGCCCTTCTGGGCCGGGAAGGGCGGCTTGGGGGCGGGCATGCCGCGACGGCCCTCGATGGAAGCCATCAGCGCCGTTTCCTCGCCGCACACGAAGGCGCCGGCGCCTTCCATGACTTCCAGGCGGAAGGACTGGCCCGAGCCGAAGAGGTCGTCGCCGAGCAGGCCGGCGGCTTCGGCGTCGGTCACGGCCTGGCGCATGCG from Solidesulfovibrio sp. includes these protein-coding regions:
- a CDS encoding AarF/UbiB family protein yields the protein MFSLASIPNLARNARRFAEIAGILAKYGLAEFLAATDVSFLRDQLKSPAGGELTGLRREERLRLAMTELGTTAVKIGQILSTRPDLVGPEAAAELAKLRDDTAPDAPQTVRRTVEAQLGAAPETLFAAFEDTPIASASIGQVHRARLADGSRVVVKVQHADIEDTIRADLDIAMGLAELAERGIVELRLYQPLAVAAEMRRTILRELDFSREERNLRHFAANFAGDGRVAFPRTYPLLSAKRVLTMEELDGVSVAALAAAPASPEQAERRTRLARNAADIFLEMIFRDNFFHADPHPGNILILPGDRLGLLDCGMVGRIDERTRRSLEDALLAVASGDAAGLTEQVVRLGRLPPGLDRQALAADVEEFVADYAGQAVGAFDLTGALADVSALVRRHGILLPPTVAHLIKVFAVLEGASRALHPGFSLIEVLTPYASKILLRRFSPGEVFARLRRGYRDWNALFESFPRDAAEILRRAREGRLDVRLDHKGLDGTVNRLVYGLVTAALFLGSCLVLSSRVPPLLFDISLFGALGCLAAIMLGLRLLRAIRRSGELGGRP
- a CDS encoding [FeFe] hydrogenase, group A is translated as MARQNANVVVIDGKAVPIEGERNLLEIIRKVGIDLPTFCYHSDLSVYGACRLCLVEVKDRGILGACSTPPEPGMEIRIHTKELREIRKIAVELLLANHDQSCPTCFRNGACKLQEIARKLGVSQVRFAPVREPVAVDVSSPSLVRDPNKCVLCGDCVRMCSEIQGIGAIGFAYRGHKTAVLPAFGKGLADVECVNCGQCSSVCPTGALTPKSEVEEVWNLLADPEVTVVAQIAPAVRVGIGECFNTPAGDPTMGRIVAAMKTIGFDQVYDTTFAADLTVIEEAEEFLARKAAGEKLPQFTSCCPGWVQFAEQYYPELLPNLSSCRSPQQMFGSLVKEMLPGQMGVSRQKLAVVSVMPCTAKKFEARRPEFVKDGAPDVDCVLTTQELARMIEQAGLRFNDLEPQSRDMPFGFGTGAGVIFGASGGVTEAVLRYAAEKVTGQTLYQTDFTEVRGDSGLREVTLEVGGATLRLAVVHGLANARVVAEKVKAGQCDYDLIEVMACPGGCVGGAGQPVNLDLAVRKRRALGLYKSDKGRQLHKAQDNIFVNQCYATFLGGVGGHKAHELLHTAYGSRRRISDETLVLLGDTREPRLAVRVCLGTSCHLRGAQDILNGLLAHIVDQGLENAVVVKASFCHEACASGPNVEIGDERISRASLETVLAALDRHLKNPLPPTAGAGRECGQGCGCGKA
- a CDS encoding NADH-ubiquinone oxidoreductase-F iron-sulfur binding region domain-containing protein: MEGPILESVSPDAVAADQSGLRRVIVCAGTGCVANGSKKVLAALEKRMAAAGLDVVLEFRPEGHGDGLRLSHSGCQGFCQMGPLVTILPENILYTKVTEEDVPDIVNLTLLRGEPVERLLYVEPRSKEKCLGPGQIPFYQRQHRSVLKECGFIDPDEIREYVAHGGYRAARKAFAELDAKAVCDVVSESGLRGRGGGGFPTGRKWEAARVQDNAKKYVICNGDEGDPGAFMDRSVMEGNPHCVIEGMLIAARAIGADEGYIYVRAEYPLAVKRMRQAVTDAEAAGLLGDDLFGSGQSFRLEVMEGAGAFVCGEETALMASIEGRRGMPAPKPPFPAQKGLWRKPTIINNVETLAQVARIVDEGAAAYRELGTERSPGTKTFALTGHVCNTGLIEVPFGTTLGEIVCNIGGGVTDDRGDIDKAGFKAVQIGGPSGGCLTPDLLDLPLDFDSLRSVGAMVGSGGLVVMNQKTCMVSVARFFMEFTQRESCGKCVLCREGTKQLLALLDDVIEGRGTARTLELLETLGRAVQIGSLCGLGKTAPNPVLSTLKHFRHEYEEHVFEKRCRAGRCKALARPSIDAAVCKGCRLCVKACPVGAIMGEKKQPHTIDEGLCVKCGACAVACKFGAVEGI